From the Phoenix dactylifera cultivar Barhee BC4 unplaced genomic scaffold, palm_55x_up_171113_PBpolish2nd_filt_p 000808F, whole genome shotgun sequence genome, one window contains:
- the LOC103703813 gene encoding ubiquinol oxidase 1a, mitochondrial-like — protein sequence MMSSRMAGSALIRQLGPRLFSAGATRAAAAGEPSYTLLLTGSAGPAAAKPPVAALMRLFPARMASTTAAAPADGSEEASEPSKSAAAADAAKEPSAAPANERKAITSYWGINPNKVVKEDGTEWRWSCFMPWETYKADLTIDLKKHHVPTTFLDKLAYWTVKTLRIPTDIFFQRRYGCRAMMLETVAAVPGMVAGMLLHLRSLRRFEHSGGWVRALLEEAENERMHLMTFMEVAKPRWYERALVIAVQGVFFNAYFVGYLLSPKFAHRVVGYLEEEAVHSYTEYLNDLDAGKIDNVPAPAIAIDYWRLPRDATLKDVVTVVRADEAHHRDVNHFASDVHYQGMNLKEAPAPLGYH from the exons ATGATGAGTTCTCGCATGGCTGGGTCTGCCCTCATCCGGCAACTCGGCCCCCGCCTCTTCTCCGCCGGCGCCACCCGCGCCGCCGCTGCTGGCGAGCCCTCGTACACGCTCCTGCTGACGGGATCCGCCGGCCCAGCTGCCGCGAAGCCGCCCGTGGCGGCGCTGATGCGGCTGTTCCCGGCGCGGATGGCCAGCACCACGGCGGCAGCTCCGGCGGACGGAAGCGAGGAGGCGTCGGAGCCGTCGaagtccgccgccgccgccgatgCCGCCAAGGAGCCCTCCGCCGCCCCTGCCAACGAACGGAAGGCGATCACGAGCTATTGGGGCATCAACCCCAACAAGGTCGTCAAGGAGGACGGCACCGAGTGGAGGTGGTCCTGCTTCATG ccGTGGGAGACGTATAAGGCGGATCTGACGATCGATCTAAAGAAGCACCACGTTCCGACGACGTTTCTCGACAAGCTTGCGTACTGGACCGTGAAGACGCTTCGTATCCCCACCGATATCTTCTTCCAG AGGCGTTACGGGTGCCGGGCGATGATGCTGGAGACGGTGGCGGCGGTGCCGGGGATGGTCGCCGGCATGCTGCTCCACCTGCGCTCCCTCCGCCGGTTCGAGCACAGCGGCGGCTGGGTCCGTGCTTTGTTAGAAGAGGCCGAGAACGAGCGGATGCACCTGATGACCTTCATGGAGGTGGCGAAGCCTCGTTGGTACGAGCGCGCGCTGGTCATCGCCGTCCAGGGGGTCTTTTTCAACGCCTACTTCGTGGGATACCTCCTCTCCCCCAAGTTCGCCCACCGCGTCGTCGGCTACCTCGAGGAGGAGGCCGTCCACTCCTACACCGAGTACCTCAATGACCTCGACGCCGGCAAGATCGACAACGTCCCCGCCCCCGCCATCGCCATCGACTACTGGCGCCTCCCCCGTGACGCCACGCTCAAGGATGTCGTCACCGTTGTCCGCGCCGACGAAGCCCACCACCGCGACGTCAACCACTTCGCCTCG GATGTTCATTACCAAGGGATGAACCTGAAGGAGGCGCCGGCGCCGCTCGGTTACCACTGA
- the LOC103703812 gene encoding ubiquinol oxidase 2, mitochondrial-like has product MISWIAGSGFKQLGARLFSGAAVIRPALSLTPGCAGMRTAPAAWVASVRFVGTAPLMAETGGAAAEGKKEKAVVSYWGMAPAKLFKEDGTEWKWSCFKPWDSYSSNLSIDLMKHHVPITWGDKLARWTVKTLRIPTDIFFQRRYGCRAMMLETVAAVPGMVAGVILHLRSLRRFEHSGGWIKALIEEAENERMHLMTFMEVSQPRWYERALVVSVQGIFFNAYFLAYFLSPKLAHRMVGYLEEEAIHSYTEFLRDIDAGKIENVPAPAIAIDYWRLPPNATLRDVVVVVRADEAHHRDVNHFASDIHYQGHELRELPAPLGYH; this is encoded by the exons ATGATTTCCTGGATCGCCGGATCGGGGTTCAAGCAACTCGGCGCCCGACTGTTCTCCGGCGCCGCCGTTATCCGCCCGGCCCTCTCATTAACTCCCGGGTGCGCCGGCATGAGGACGGCGCCGGCGGCGTGGGTGGCGAGCGTCCGTTTCGTCGGCACGGCCCCACTGATGGCGGAGACGGGCGGCGCCGCAGCGGagggaaagaaggagaaggccgtGGTGAGCTACTGGGGGATGGCGCCGGCCAAGCTCTTCAAGGAGGACGGCACCGAGTGGAAGTGGTCTTGCTTTAAG CCGTGGGATTCCTACTCGTCGAACTTGTCGATCGATCTCATGAAGCATcacgtgccgatcacgtggggtgATAAACTGGCTCGCTGGACGGTGAAGACGCTTCGGATTCCAACTGATATATTCTTCCag AGGAGGTACGGCTGTCGTGCCATGATGCTGGAGACGGTGGCGGCGGTGCCGGGAATGGTGGCCGGCGTGATACTCCACCTCCGCTCCCTCCGCCGCTTCGAACACAGCGGCGGCTGGATTAAGGCCCTCATCGAGGAGGCCGAGAACGAGCGCATGCACCTGATGACCTTCATGGAGGTGTCGCAGCCGCGGTGGTACGAGCGTGCGCTCGTCGTGAGTGTCCAGGGTATCTTCTTCAATGCCTACTTTCTTGCGTACTTCCTCTCCCCCAAGCTCGCCCACCGCATGGTCGGCTACCTCGAGGAGGAGGCCATCCACTCCTATACTGAATTCCTCAGAGACATCGACGCCGGCAAGATTGAGAACGTCCCTGCTCCGGCGATCGCCATCGACTACTGGCGTCTGCCTCCTAACGCCACGCTCCGTGATGTGGTCGTCGTTGTTCGGGCCGACGAGGCCCACCACCGCGACGTCAACCACTTCGCGTCG GACATTCATTACCAAGGCCATGAGTTGAGAGAGCTTCCGGCTCCCCTtggataccactga